A stretch of Pristiophorus japonicus isolate sPriJap1 chromosome 10, sPriJap1.hap1, whole genome shotgun sequence DNA encodes these proteins:
- the amer2 gene encoding APC membrane recruitment protein 2 yields MDLHCDCNDFSASEQQSGKISKTAFKLFGRKKSGGTMPSIFSVKNKGDGKSSLKMGLVRSKTHDGIADMGLDVSNKEESLSNYQLDTDSSTKIVGSMSFAAGGCGPIAKSHSFFSLLKRNSKLENGKGESVRSNSDQVKEKSCNRQKKGLKGLFSSMRWHKKDKISKEEKAEYLEIHGTITLPSSLTASLECVQEETQKSCSEPESAAVEMQSKLSCEMQSDNESASTEEPEQANSGKSLPELCKDLEKAAIDGQSLDQHSNVKALEQLEGKEDETLTDVRQDVQEESVSVTGSESRHTPETATPSAPNNDPPSEQSIDRICLMFSDVTSLKSFDSLTGCGDIIADQDDEGNACEREVTAAKGKGGARKSSNILTYQGGGEEMASPDEVGDEYLQEFWDTPPPTAEPLKDKQEKITADQTSWMASGVTTCLDEAADNTLVKQLALNDISISKNDNEDPTTMKNDQQECVPNSDEGYWDSTTPGPDDESGKTLATRASIPRDSYSGDALYDLFADPDESLTSIVSDEEMSSVPESKSLSPKTLVSASNITTIPKDKSVSAIPRHKATLTVRQGEAYHAHWPQTHQHLVGCEPARTKIPVAKTSIPRPTNKVIAGTNAKVSATKGSAKKIASEMLPWQN; encoded by the coding sequence ATGGACTTGCATTGTGATTGTAATGATTTTTCGGCTTCTGAACAGCAATCCGGCAAGATAAGTAAGACGGCATTTAAATTATTTGGGAGGAAAAAGTCGGGGGGCACCATGCCTAGTATTTTTAGTGTGAAAAACAAAGGGGATGGGAAAAGCTCCTTGAAAATGGGGCTTGTTAGAAGCAAAACGCACGATGGAATTGCTGATATGGGACTGGATGTGAGCAACAAGGAAGAATCTTTGAGTAATTATCAACTGGACACGGATTCCAGTACAAAAATAGTCGGCAGTATGAGCTTTGCTGCTGGTGGTTGTGGACCTATTGCCAAGTCTCACAGTTTTTTTTCTTTACTAAAAAGGAATAGTAAATTAGAAAATGGTAAGGGTGAATCAGTGCGTTCGAACTCTGATCAAGTGAAAGAGAAGAGTTGCAACAGACAAAAGAAAGGACTAAAAGGGTTGTTCAGCAGCATGAGATGGCATAAAAAGGACAAAATCAGTAAAGAGGAAAAAGCCGAGTACCTGGAAATCCATGGCACTATTACATTGCCTAGTTCTTTGACTGCCAGTTTGGAATGTGTTCAAGAAGAGACACAGAAATCTTGCTCTGAACCTGAGAGTGCTGCAGTGGAAATGCAAAGCAAGTTATCCTGTGAAATGCAGAGTGATAACGAGAGCGCCTCCACTGAGGAACCTGAACAAGCAAATAGTGGGAAGTCCCTTCCAGAATTATGTAAAGATTTGGAGAAAGCTGCCATTGATGGCCAATCATTGGATCAACATTCTAATGTCAAGGCATTAGAGCAGCTGGAGGGAAAAGAGGATGAAACTTTAACAGATGTGAGGCAGGATGTACAAGAAGAAAGTGTCTCTGTAACTGGATCGGAATCTCGCCACACTCCTGAAACTGCAACACCCAGTGCACCCAATAATGATCCACCCTCAGAACAATCAATCGATCGAATTTGCTTAATGTTTTCTGATGTTACATCTTTAAAGAGCTTTGATTCGCTGACAGGATGTGGGGACATTATTGCTGACCAGGATGATGAAGGAAATGCCTGTGAAAGAGAAGTGACTGCAGCAAAGGGAAAGGGTGGTGCAAGAAAAAGCTCAAATATTCTAACCTATCAAGGTGGAGGAGAGGAAATGGCAAGCCCAGATGAAGTTGGCGATGAATATCTACAAGAATTTTGGGACACACCACCTCCAACTGCTGAGCCACTTAAAGACAAACAGGAAAAGATTACAGCTGACCAAACATCATGGATGGCTTCAGGAGTTACAACTTGCCTTGATGAGGCAGCAGACAATACATTAGTCAAACAGCTTGCTCTGAATGATATTTCCATAAGTAAGAATGATAATGAAGACCCAACAACAATGAAGAATGATCAACAAGAATGTGTCCCAAATAGTGATGAGGGATACTGGGACTCCacaacccctggacctgatgatgaGAGTGGAAAAACTCTTGCTACCAGGGCAAGTATTCCTAGAGACAGTTACAGTGGGGATGCTCTGTATGATCTGTTTGCAGATCCAGATGAAAGCCTGACAAGTATTGTCTCAGATGAAGAAATGTCCTCTGTACCTGAATCTAAATCATTGTCTCCCAAAACTCTCGTGTCTGCATCCAACATTACTACAATCCCTAAGGACAAGAGTGTATCTGCCATCCCCAGACACAAGGCCACTTTAACTGTACGTCAGGGGGAAGCATACCATGCTCATTGGCCTCAGACGCATCAACATTTGGTAGGATGCGAGCCAGCAAGAACCAAAATCCCTGTTGCCAAGACTTCAATTCCTAGACCCACTAACAAAGTCATCGCTGGGACAAATGCAAAAGTCTCAGCAACCAAGGGAAGTGCAAAAAAAATAGCCTCAGAAATGCTACCATGGCAAAATTAA